In the genome of Hyphobacterium sp. CCMP332, one region contains:
- a CDS encoding succinate dehydrogenase/fumarate reductase iron-sulfur subunit yields MKLKLKIWRQKNADSKGKMVDYDIDNISPDMSFLEMIDELNEDLLRKGEDPVTFDHDCREGICGMCSMYINGRPHGPGDLVTTCQLHMRSFKDGDTIYIEPWRAKAFPVIKDLTVDRSAFDRVIQAGGFISANTGSAPDANEIPIPKDIADEAFDAATCIGCGACVAACKNASAMLFVSAKVSQMAMLPQGKVEKKERVQNMIAQMDAEGFGACTNTGACSAECPKGIDLKNIARMNREYFGASLSSQKIKA; encoded by the coding sequence ATGAAATTAAAACTTAAAATCTGGAGACAGAAAAACGCCGATAGTAAAGGAAAGATGGTGGATTATGATATTGACAATATCTCACCAGATATGTCTTTTCTTGAGATGATCGATGAATTGAACGAGGACCTTTTAAGAAAAGGTGAAGATCCTGTGACATTTGATCATGACTGTCGCGAAGGAATATGTGGCATGTGCAGCATGTATATTAATGGTCGTCCTCATGGCCCGGGCGATCTTGTAACTACCTGTCAATTGCACATGAGAAGTTTTAAAGATGGAGACACCATATATATCGAACCATGGAGGGCAAAAGCCTTTCCGGTAATTAAAGATTTAACAGTTGACAGAAGTGCTTTTGACCGCGTCATTCAAGCCGGTGGATTTATTTCGGCAAATACAGGTAGTGCTCCTGATGCCAACGAGATTCCTATTCCAAAAGATATTGCAGATGAGGCATTTGATGCTGCTACTTGCATAGGATGTGGGGCATGTGTAGCCGCTTGTAAAAACGCATCAGCCATGTTATTTGTATCAGCGAAAGTCTCGCAAATGGCAATGTTGCCACAGGGTAAAGTCGAGAAAAAAGAGCGGGTACAAAATATGATCGCTCAAATGGATGCTGAAGGATTTGGTGCTTGTACTAATACAGGCGCTTGTTCTGCAGAATGTCCCAAGGGTATCGAT
- a CDS encoding fumarate reductase/succinate dehydrogenase flavoprotein subunit, whose translation MSLDSKIPEGPLAEKWNRHKFNIKLVNPANKRKYDVIVVGTGLAGASAAATLAELGYNVKAFCFQDSPRRAHSIAAQGGINAAKNYQNDGDSVYRLFYDTIKGGDYRSREANVYRLAEVSVDIIDQCVAQGVPFAREYGGYLTNRSFGGAQVSRTFYARGQTGQQLLLGAYSQMSRQISTGKIQMFPRTEMLDVVVVDGKARGIVVRNLITGKIESHSAHAVLLCTGGYGNVFYLSTNAMGSNATAAWRAYKKGANFANPCFTQIHPTCIPVTGTHQSKLTLMSESLRNDGRVWVPKKEGDKRPPNEIPENERDYYLERKYPSFGNLVPRDVASRNAKMVCDEGRGVNESGLAVYLDFRDAIKRDGEDVIRAKYGNLFQMYEKITDENPYKVPMKIYPAVHYTMGGLWVDYNLSTSIPGLYALGEANFSDHGANRLGASALMQGLADGYFVIPYTVGDYLATLPYEKVDIDHPEFKKAEEDVKNKIKTLLSINGKKTVDEIHRELGKIMWDYCGMSRTKEGLEKALNMVQELRKEFWQNVKVIGSNEELNMTLEKANRVADFLELGELMIRDAHDRNESCGGHFREEYQTPEGEALRDDENFSYVSAWKYAGDDKDPVLEKENLKFENVKLTQRSYK comes from the coding sequence ATGTCATTAGATTCTAAAATACCTGAAGGGCCATTGGCCGAAAAGTGGAACAGACACAAGTTTAATATCAAACTTGTTAATCCCGCCAATAAGAGGAAGTACGATGTGATTGTGGTTGGAACCGGCCTGGCAGGAGCTTCAGCTGCTGCTACTTTAGCGGAATTAGGCTACAATGTTAAAGCATTTTGTTTTCAAGACAGTCCTCGACGTGCACATAGTATTGCTGCCCAGGGAGGAATTAATGCGGCTAAAAATTATCAAAATGACGGAGATAGTGTTTACCGTCTTTTCTACGATACCATTAAAGGAGGTGACTATCGTTCTCGTGAAGCCAATGTTTACAGACTTGCAGAAGTGAGTGTGGATATCATCGATCAATGTGTGGCTCAAGGTGTACCATTTGCCAGGGAATATGGAGGCTACCTCACCAACCGTTCTTTTGGTGGGGCTCAGGTTTCAAGAACCTTTTACGCTAGAGGGCAAACGGGTCAGCAATTATTGCTGGGCGCCTATTCTCAAATGTCCAGACAAATTTCTACAGGAAAGATTCAAATGTTCCCAAGAACAGAAATGCTGGATGTAGTGGTGGTTGACGGCAAAGCACGCGGTATAGTTGTACGAAATTTAATTACCGGAAAGATTGAATCACATTCTGCACATGCTGTATTGCTATGCACAGGAGGCTATGGTAATGTATTTTATTTATCAACAAATGCCATGGGTTCAAATGCTACGGCAGCCTGGAGAGCATATAAAAAAGGAGCAAACTTTGCTAACCCTTGTTTTACACAGATTCACCCTACCTGTATTCCGGTAACAGGAACGCATCAATCAAAACTGACGCTAATGTCTGAATCTCTGAGAAATGACGGTCGGGTTTGGGTTCCTAAAAAAGAAGGAGATAAACGACCTCCTAATGAAATCCCAGAAAATGAAAGAGATTATTACCTGGAAAGAAAGTACCCTTCCTTTGGAAATCTTGTGCCGAGAGATGTGGCTTCCCGTAATGCTAAAATGGTATGTGATGAAGGAAGGGGTGTCAATGAAAGCGGTCTTGCTGTTTATCTTGATTTCAGAGATGCAATAAAAAGAGATGGCGAAGATGTGATTCGTGCAAAGTATGGTAACTTATTCCAGATGTATGAAAAAATCACCGACGAAAATCCCTACAAGGTTCCAATGAAAATATATCCTGCCGTGCATTATACCATGGGGGGACTTTGGGTAGATTATAATTTAAGCACAAGCATTCCCGGACTATACGCACTCGGCGAAGCTAATTTCTCCGATCATGGTGCGAACAGGTTAGGAGCATCAGCACTTATGCAGGGCTTGGCTGATGGCTATTTTGTAATTCCTTATACTGTAGGTGATTACCTGGCGACTTTACCTTATGAAAAAGTAGATATAGATCATCCTGAATTCAAAAAAGCAGAAGAGGATGTGAAAAATAAGATCAAAACTTTACTGTCAATCAATGGTAAAAAGACAGTAGACGAAATCCACAGAGAGCTTGGAAAAATAATGTGGGATTATTGTGGAATGTCAAGAACTAAAGAAGGTCTTGAAAAAGCCTTAAATATGGTTCAGGAACTACGAAAAGAATTCTGGCAAAATGTAAAAGTCATTGGAAGCAACGAAGAGCTGAATATGACACTCGAAAAAGCCAATCGCGTTGCCGATTTCCTAGAACTCGGAGAATTGATGATTCGCGATGCGCATGATAGAAACGAGTCCTGCGGTGGACACTTCAGGGAAGAATATCAAACACCAGAAGGAGAAGCTTTGAGAGATGATGAAAATTTCTCATATGTGTCTGCCTGGAAATATGCCGGTGATGACAAGGACCCGGTTCTTGAAAAAGAAAATTTGAAATTTGAAAATGTGAAGTTGACTCAGAGGAGTTATAAATAG
- a CDS encoding succinate dehydrogenase cytochrome b subunit translates to MSWILNLFLSTLGRKLIVALTGLFLILFLAVHVSGNFTLLKGDGGEAFNAYSEFMSANPLIQTVAWLTKIFIVLHVVQTILLTIYNRKARPEKYAFSKPGETSTWSSRNMMFLGSIILIFLILHLKTFWYEFHYGNVPMTSYDTEIPDYYAVVAAAFSQLWYVLIYLVALIGLSFHLWHGFQSSFQTLGLNHPRYNPLIHGFGALFAILVPLGFATQPIYLYLIQM, encoded by the coding sequence ATGAGCTGGATTCTTAATTTATTTCTCAGCACTTTAGGAAGAAAACTAATAGTAGCACTTACAGGGCTATTTTTAATCCTTTTTCTCGCTGTCCACGTTTCAGGAAATTTTACACTTTTAAAAGGAGACGGCGGAGAAGCTTTTAATGCTTATTCCGAATTTATGTCGGCCAATCCTCTGATTCAAACTGTGGCCTGGCTTACTAAAATATTTATTGTTTTACATGTAGTTCAGACCATATTACTGACCATTTACAACCGAAAGGCCAGACCTGAAAAATACGCTTTTTCAAAACCCGGAGAAACGAGTACCTGGTCCTCAAGAAATATGATGTTTTTAGGATCAATAATTCTGATATTTCTAATACTTCACTTGAAAACATTTTGGTATGAATTTCATTATGGTAATGTACCTATGACTTCATACGATACTGAAATTCCCGATTATTATGCAGTAGTAGCGGCTGCATTCTCACAGTTGTGGTACGTGCTAATTTATCTTGTGGCTCTGATCGGTTTAAGTTTTCATTTGTGGCATGGATTCCAAAGCAGTTTTCAAACTTTGGGTTTAAACCATCCAAGGTATAATCCATTGATTCATGGATTTGGAGCCTTATTCGCCATATTGGTACCGTTGGGATTCGCAACTCAACCTATTTACTTGTATTTAATTCAAATGTAA